The nucleotide sequence CTAAAGCGACGGGAAAAGACTATATTTTGATAAGCCGCAGCGATTCGACTTTAAGGGGGCATTATCTGCTGGAGCCTATGCTTCTTAAAGAAGAAACGGAGAAGCTTACAGGCAGGAAAATCGACGGGGAAATAATGTTCCCATTCTTTAAAGAAGGCGGGCGTTTTACAATAAACAACATACATTATGTAAAAGAAGGCGATATGCTTACGCCGGCAGGGCTTACGGAATTTGCAAAGGATAAGTCTTTCGGATATTCTTCAAGCCACATTGGCGAATACTGTGAGGAAAAGTCAAAGGGAGCTTTTAAAGCGGAGGACATGACGTATATTTCCCTTGAAGAATTAAGAGATCTTGAAATTGAGAAAATCGCCGAAAAACTCACGGCTGTAAAGGATTTCGGAAAAGTTATCGTAAACGCTGTCGACTATGTGGA is from Anaerotignum faecicola and encodes:
- a CDS encoding hydroxyacid dehydrogenase → KATGKDYILISRSDSTLRGHYLLEPMLLKEETEKLTGRKIDGEIMFPFFKEGGRFTINNIHYVKEGDMLTPAGLTEFAKDKSFGYSSSHIGEYCEEKSKGAFKAEDMTYISLEELRDLEIEKIAEKLTAVKDFGKVIVNAVDYV